One part of the Oncorhynchus clarkii lewisi isolate Uvic-CL-2024 unplaced genomic scaffold, UVic_Ocla_1.0 unplaced_contig_1074_pilon_pilon, whole genome shotgun sequence genome encodes these proteins:
- the LOC139394155 gene encoding iroquois-class homeodomain protein irx-1-like, translating to MSFPQLGYPQYLSASQAVYGGDRPGVLTPSSRGGSSELAGNQSAAAAAVTSVLGMYANPYTAHNYSAFLPYSSADLALFSQMGSQYELKDSPGVHPGSFAAHTSPAFYPYGQFQYGDPARPKNATRESTSTLKAWLNEHRKNPYPTKGEKIMLAIITKMTLTQVSTWFANARRRLKKENKVTWGARSKEDEDGNIFGSDNEGDAEKNDDEEEIDLESIDIDKIDDNDGDQSNEEDDDKPEGRERNRELDSLEKRRAFALQHEAFDKSKNSISSGKELSDSNSNTRVVSPDRQGSFQLPVNNKPKIWSLAETATSPDSSVKSTSPSGPTGHTPPQMQHPAFLPSHGLYTCQIGKFHNWTNGAFLGQNSLLNVRSFLGVNQHHHHNLHLQTQLQQQQASVLVSPGASPQLSPKHIDRENVVRSASPPTQSLKSSFRPLHDGPRTQQEAPQLVLTALSSA from the exons ATGTCTTTCCCCCAGTTGGGCTACCCTCAGTACTTAAGTGCCTCCCAAGCGGTGTACGGCGGGGATCGCCCGGGGGTCCTGACTCCGTCGTCCCGGGGAGGGAGCTCTGAGTTAGCGGGAAACCAGTCGGCTGCTGCGGCTGCAGTCACCTCGGTGTTGGGCATGTACGCAAACCCCTACACTGCACACAACTACAGCGCATTCCTGCCTTACAGCAGCGCAGACCTGGCTCTGTTCTCTCAAATG GGCTCCCAGTACGAGCTGAAGGATAGTCCTGGCGTGCACCCCGGCAGCTTCGCGGCCCACACCTCGCCAGCTTTCTACCCTTACGGTCAGTTCCAGTACGGGGACCCGGCCAGGCCCAAGAACGCGACCCGGGAGAGTACCAGCACGCTGAAGGCCTGGCTCAATGAGCACAGGAAGAACCCCTACCCCACCAAGGGAGAGAAGATCATGTTGGCCATCATTACTAAGATGACCCTGACGCAGGTGTCCACCTGGTTCGCTAACGCCAGAAGGAGGTTGAAGAAGGAGAACAAGGTGACGTGGGGAGCCAGGAGTAAAGAGGACGAGGATGGAAACATCTTCGGCTCCGACAACGAGGGAGACGCGGAGAAGAACGATGACGAGGAGGAGATCGATCTAGAGAGCATCGATATAGACAAGATAGACGACAACGATGGAGATCAGAGCAATGAGGAGGACGATGATAAACCGGAGGGCAGAGAGCGAAACCGAGAACTGGACAGTCTGGAGAAACGGCGGGCCTTCGCTCTGCAGCACGAGGCCTTCGACAAATCTAAGAACTCAATTTCCTCCGGGAAGGAACTTTCTGATAGCAACAGCAACACCAGAGTTGTGTCCCCGGACAGACAGGGAAGTTTTCAGCTCCCAGTGAACAATAAGCCTAAAATCTGGTCGTTAGCTGAGACGGCTACCAGTCCTGATAGTTCTGTCAAGTCCACCTCTCCCTCCGGCCCTACCGGTCACACCCCGCCTCAGATGCAACACCCAGCCTTCCTGCCCTCTCACGGACTATACACCTGTCAGATAGGCAAGTTCCATAACTGGACCAACGGAGCTTTCCTGGGGCAGAACTCTCTGCTCAATGTCCGGTCGTTTCTAGGAGTTAATCAGCACCATCATCATAACCTCCACTTACAGACCcagctgcagcagcagcaggcctCGGTGTTGGTGTCGCCTGGAGCCTCGCCACAACTCAGCCCCAAGCACATAG ACCGTGAAAACGTTGTAAGAAGTGCCTCTCCTCCAACGCAATCTCTGAAGTCCTCATTCAGACCCCTTCATGATGG CCCCAGGACTCAGCAAGAAGCCCCGCAGCTGGTTCTAACGGCCCTCTCCTCGGCTTGA